The segment AGATTCACGGGCGTTGATCGCCTCTACATTTTTACGATATTTTTTGACTTCTCGATCGTTTTTGGTACCGAAAATTTTTCCGACAAGCGATTGGAGCATTAAAAGCCTTCATTATGAACAGTATTGAAAAAGTCGCAGATTTTAACATACGAAATCTATTGTTTTGGTTAATGAGCATAGGGTATAATGTCAAAATCAACTAATCAAGGAATTTATGTGCGTTTTTTTCCCCTGTTTTTTTTACTTACACTAACCGTTTTTGCTTCGCCGAAAGAACTGAACTCGTTTAACGCTAAATTTGTCCAGACCATTATCGATGACAACGGGAAAAAAATAATCTACCATGGTGAGCTGTGGGCAGACAAACCGCAAAACGCATTATGGGTTTATCAAAAACCGATCCAAAAAAGTGTTTATATTAACGGTCAAAAAATCACCGTTATTGAACCGCAAATCGAACAAGTGACAATTCGCAGTCTCGATGACGAAATCGATTTTTTACAAATTATCCAAAAAGCAAAAAAGATAGATGAAAACCGATACTCCGCAACCGTCAAAGGACAGACGTATAGCGTTGTATTCAAAAATGATCTGCTTACCTCTATCAGTTATAAAGACGGGTATGACAACAGTGTTGCAATTGTGTTTAATAACCCGGTTCAGAACAAACCGATCGAATCCGGCCGATTCAAACCGGTCATACCTGCAGATTTTGATATTCTCAGAGATCGCTAACGTGTTAATGGTGTATGCATCGCTCTAATACCTGTTCCCGCCCCTCTTTACCGATCTCACATTGAAACGTTGTATGGTTGATCCCTATCTCTTCGAGAGCATGTGTGAGATCATGCAGTATGCTATTGGTTGCACTCAGCGTCAAGTCTTCGCAAAAGTTGAGACGAGCTTCGAGGAATACTGTTTCATCGTCCAACTGCCATAAATGAATATGGTGAATGCTTTCAATCGTGTTGAACATTCTGACTTTTTCTACAATCGCATCTACAGAAATATGTTCCGGTGAAAACTGCATCAACATACTGCCTGATTCACGAACGATTCCATACGAGGAGCGGATGAGATAAAATGAGATGAGTAAGGATAAAAGAGGATCTATCCAATACCATCCGTAAAAGTAGATCATCGCTCCGCCAGCCAATACGGCAAACGACGTCATCAGATCTCCCATCAAATGCAAATAAGCGGACCGGATGTTTAGGTTATGACCGGCATCCCGGTGCAACAACCATGCAGAGAGACCGTTCACGGCAATCCCCAATGCAGCCAGTGCCATGACCCATGTCGAATCGATTGCCTGCGGAGCTAAAAATCGGTGAATGGATTCGATAATCAGATAGAGTGATACCGCGATCAGAACCGAAGCATTAAACAACGCTGCAAGGATTTCGGCACGTTTAAATCCGAATGTTTGACGGATATTTTGGGGACGATGCGACAAGCGGTGGGCATAATAGCTGATGATGAGACTCATCACATCGCTAAAGTTATGCAGGGCATCACTGAGAAGTGCCAATGAACCCGATAGTATCCCCCCGATAAATTGTGCTGCGGTGATTACTACGTTAAGCAGTACACTAAAAAGGAGTTTGCCTCCACTGATATCACTGTCGTGATGATGGTGATGATGATGGTCCATTAATATCTGCCAGAATTGAAATTGAGAAACTTTATCGTAAATAACTTTAAAGCGGTTGGATGTTACCCATTAGTTACTGTTTCAAAATTATTCTTACACTCGAGTAAGATTTTTTTTCTTGCTACACCCGACAAGGAGTATGCCATGACCGTTAGTTCCAACTACAGCAATGCGTATTCGTCTTACACTTCTTCCGCAATATCCTCTTCTCAACAATCGAACAAACCGAGTTTTGAGGATTTGGCAAAAGAGTTACTGACTTCGATGGACACCAATAACAACGGATCGATCGATTCAGCCGAATTTAGTGCGGCGGCACAAGCGCTTGCAGCCACTTCAAGCAGCAGCGACAGTTCTTCAAGCAGCAGTTCTACTGCAAGCAATTCATCCGTCACAGATGCTTTTAACGCACTCGACACCAATAGTGACGGCACTTTGAGCACCGATGAACTCATGGCCGCACTACAAAATACAAAGCCTAAAGGGCACGAAGGCGGTATGCCGCCACCTCCGCCACCGAGCGATTCATCCTCAACTGCATCGAGCACTTCAAGCAGCAGTGAGATTTTTGATGCAATGGATACAAATCAAGATGGAAACGTCAGTGTTGATGAATTACTGGCTGCATTAGGAAATTCAAAAACAGATTCGTCCACTAAAAATGGCACATCTTCTGCAACGGATTCTTCTACTGCGTCATCAACGACTCAATCCAGTACTTCATCTCAAAAATTGAGTGATCTTATGCTCAAAAACATTCTCTCCTACTACGGTAATAATGCCTCTTCAACCGATACAACTTCGCTTCTAAGTATCAGTGCGTAATGAGTACATGCCCATTTTGGGCATGCCTCAAATTTTAGTATTCTCCGGAATGTTCTCTGAATGAATATGAAGCTTTGGAAATGAGACAATTTCAGACGTTTGCGATGCCATTTGTATTTTTCCTTCGCTTTTTTCTGCTTCCACTAAAAAACGGGTAAATAGCTGATCTCGGGTAGAACGTCGTTTTTTGAAATCGACTACATAACGTAACGTGAATTCAATCCAGTTATCGGTAGCCGCAATCGTTACCATCGGCTCGATTGTCGCATATTCAACTGCATAAAGTTTTGATAAGTTATGCCAACTTTCACGAACGGACTCTGTAAAATCACCGACAACATCGTTGGCGATATTCATTAATGTAAGTCGCGTGTATTCAACAGAACTTCCGTATCGAATCGGAAGTATAATTTCATCCCATAAAAAAGGAAACTCTCCCGAATAATTATAGACAGGGTCCTTGAAAATAAAACTGTTCGTTACCCGAACGATCCTTCCGTTGTACAGATCACTATTGACCCATGCTCCGCACTCCATTAGCGTAGTACGCAAAATCCCTATGTCAATGACATCGCCGTAAATGGATCCGATTTTAATCCGGTCTCCGACACGATAAAAAGATGAAAAGGTAATCGCGAGCCATCCTGCAATACTGATGATCACTTCTTGAAGGGCAAACGCTATCCCCCCTGCAATCACCCCAATCGCTACTGCAAATCCACTCATATCCTTTTTAAAGGTTGCAATGACAATCACTGTAAAAATCAAATAAGCGATAAGGGTAACGGCTTTTCGCATTCGATACCGTGTTGTACTTTCGTCGACTAACGTGTTAATACGGGATTTGAGAATATAAACCATACCCATAATCATGAAAAAAGCAAGTAATACAACGGATAATTTTACAATCAAAGGATAAAGCCCTATCCACTGACTCCATTTTTGCAGAATGTCATTCATCTTTACCCTTTTAAGTCAAGAATACTATTTCATCAACTCATTTAGATTATATCATTTACATTGACTCTGTTAATAGGTGTAATTTCCGGCAAAGTAAGATGAAATAAATGATTTTTTTCTTTAAACAACTGCGGAAGTCGAGAGCTTATTTGATCGGTATTGAAACGATAGCTAAGGCCGAATTGACATATATTTTGATTCATATCCATACTATTGTAGTGCCGTTCCGCCGACAAAAAGGCTTTCATGGAATCTTTAAAATTATGCGTATACTTTATTCCGGCAACTTTATTGTTGACCATGTCATTACTGGAATATAAACTCATTTGAGTATAGTCATTCTCCCGATATTTCAACTCCAAACGATTCGAACCCATAAAGGTTGTCTCTTCTTTATTATAATTCATAGCAAAGATCGCTTTTAATTTCGGTGATAGCCTCAATACGGCTGCCATTTCGGTAGAAATTTTCCTATTTTTTTGTATATATTCCTCAAAATTATTATCTGAGATCAAACCTGTATTTTTTCCTTCTACATCATAATAAACGAAAGAAGTTTGAATCTCTTGCAACGGAAATTCTTCATCAAAAAGGTCATATGAATACTCGGCGCCTACCGTTTTCTGAGCTGATCTGACATACGGATCCAAAAATCTTGTCAAATAGGCACCGGAGAGTTTGATTTGACCTTCTTGAAGCTTAAGATTTTGAGAGACGACAAATTTGTCCATAGTCGGTGATTCAGCTGCACCGATATACGTCCCCATAGTGCCTCCGGGATAAAGGGCCTTGAAATCAACATTAAAAACAGAGCTGTCTTCTACTTGGTGCAGTGTGCTGTTGGACCCGATGTTTATGCTGAACCATTGATTGTTAGTATAAACGAATTGGGTCGAGATATTGTTTTCGCGCGGTGCTATGGATAAATTTTGAATGATGTCGCTGTCATGCTTGATAAAATTGATCCCTTTTTCATTCGCAACGACCGTAGAAGAGTCACTCAACGAATCGGATCGGGCATTCTGAGATGTTAAAAAAAACAACACTAAAACAGGATAGGCAAAAAAACGCGTTATCCACGAAAAAGAGACTGTCATTGTTGCTTTTTTCATATTACAAACTTATTCCAAAAAATTAATTGAACCCTAAAACGATAAATTGAAGATACCATATTCCAATCGAAACAGTATACCCGATTAATACCGTCCAAGCCAATTTCATGTGGGATGAAAACGTATAAATTCCGTGCATCCGTCCCATCACCCCTACGCCTGCGGCACTTCCGAAACTGATAAGCGATCCTCCGACACCTGCTGTCAGCGTCAAAAGCATCCATTGGGTATAGTCGATCTGAGGGTTAGCTTTCAATACCGCTGACATGACCGGAACGTTATCGATAATAGCTGAAACAAACCCGACTCCGATATTGACGAGGGTGGGATCGATAACATCATAGAGTTTGCTAATGTATTCCAAAAATCCTGCGAAATAGAGTGCTCCGACGGCAGCCAATATCCCAAAGAAAAAGAGAAGCGTATTGTTCTCGATTCTGCTGATCGATTTAAAGATATTGACATCTTGTTTGTGCCGACGTTTTAACGTGTACGTATACAATTGTAAAATGGAAAGACCAAAAAGCATTCCCCACATCGGAGGAAGATGCATTACCTGTTTAGAGATGACCGACATTGCAATCGTTGCAATTCCGATGACTATAATGACCTTTCCCCCTTTGAGGATTTCAATGCTTTCAGCCGTTTTAGTATCACCCTCTTTATTCGGGTCTTCGTTAGGAATATAGCGGTAAAGAAGATAAGCCGTTACAAGCCAGCCCAAAAACGAAGCCGGAAAAAGATAGAGAAAATCACTGAATTCCCCTTTTTGTGCCGTCCACGCCATAAGAGTCGTAATGTCTCCAAACGGACTCCATGCACCTCCGGCATTCGATGCCACAACGACATTAATCGCACTGGGGACTAAAAAGGCCTTATTTTCTTTTTCAATCGTGATCAATACGGTTGAGAGGATCAAAGCTGTCGTCAGGTTGTCGGCAATCGGAGAGATGAAGAAAGCAAGAACACCCGTAATCCAAAACAATTGACGGTAACTGTACCCTTTTGCGATCAGTTTTCCTTTGAGGGCATTGAAAACACCTCTCTCAATCAACGCTTCAACAAACGTCATTGCGACGTACAAGAAAAAGAAAATCTGCGCGATTTCATAAACAAGATGGGTTATCTCATAGTGAAAAGCCTCAAAATCCAAACCGAAAACCGCATAATATCCTCCGATGAGGATATAGAGAAAGGTCCCCATAAAGAGTGCGGGCTTAGCCTTATCTATGTGATATTTTTCTTCCATCGCAATGAAGTAATATCCGATGATGAAAATAAGCAGCAGCATCCATCCGAAAGGATGGACTGAAAGATCAATGCCGTCTAACTGCATATCCGATGTCATGATCTTCTCCTTTGTTGAGACTATTTTTTTACATGCTAATTGGTTGCTTCCAGTATAATCAATCAAAGTAAATATAAAAAATTAATTCTCAAATAAGCTAGATTTAATTTAAAAAATTAAGATATAAATTATGTAATTAATTTACCGTTTAATGTTTTAGTATATAGTTAGGGGCATAGTTTAAAAGGTTATATATGAAACGTATCGTAATTAAAGTCGGAAGCGGTGTTTTGACGGAGAACAACACCATTGCAAAAGAAAGAATGCTCAATCTGGTCGCTCTCGTAGCCAAGCTTCAAGAACGCTTTGAGATCATTTTGGTCACTTCGGGAGCAGTCGCTTCAGGATATACGGCATTAAAGCTCAACCGAAAAGAACAAATCAGTAAAAAAGTACTAGCTTCTTTGGGACAACCGATTTTGATGAGCAGTTATAAACGTAAATTTGAAAAACACAACGTAACAATTTCACAGATTCTCCTCACCGAAGAGGATTTCGACTCACGAAAGAGAACTGCCATTTTTACAGAAATCATCGACACACTTTTGACCCACAAGATCCTCCCTATCGTCAACGAAAATGATATTTCCACCACACCCGAACAGGTATTCGGTGACAATGACCAGCTCTCCGCCCATGTCGCCCACTATATGGATGCCGATTTACTTGTAATATTAAGTGATATAAACGGTTATTATGACAAAAATCCCTCTGAATACCCTGATGCCACCATCCTAAAAGAGGTCAATTCCATCTCATCTGAAGCATTGAATGCCGAACACTCCCCGAACAATGCATTTGCAACCGGAGGAATCGTTACAAAATTAATGGCGGCACAGTTCCTTTTGGAGCGCGGACGAAAGATGTTTTTATGCAGCGGATATGATTTAAGCGATATCGAAAGCTATCTTCTAGACGGTGTTCATAGAAGAGGTACCCTTTTCATTTCCGCATCGCGATAATGGGTTAACCGCCCTGCTCATATTCCTAGGAATATGTGATACTTTTTATTTACTTTCCCCCCGATATAATCGCCTTTATGATTAACGTATTAATGATTGAAGATGATATTGAACTGGCTCAACTGCTAAAAACGCGCCTAATGAAAGATGATATTGAGGTTACGACAGCATCGACTCCACTGGAAGGTCTGAGTCTGTTTCAAAAACGCTCTTTTGATTTGTTGGTGCTTGATCTCTCGTTGCCGCAAATGGACGGCATGGAGATATGCCGCCTTATTCGCCAAGAGAGTGCCGTTCCTATCATCATCTCCTCTGCACGCTCCGATATACGAGA is part of the Sulfuricurvum sp. genome and harbors:
- the lolA gene encoding LolA-like outer membrane lipoprotein chaperone — protein: MRFFPLFFLLTLTVFASPKELNSFNAKFVQTIIDDNGKKIIYHGELWADKPQNALWVYQKPIQKSVYINGQKITVIEPQIEQVTIRSLDDEIDFLQIIQKAKKIDENRYSATVKGQTYSVVFKNDLLTSISYKDGYDNSVAIVFNNPVQNKPIESGRFKPVIPADFDILRDR
- a CDS encoding cation diffusion facilitator family transporter translates to MDHHHHHHHDSDISGGKLLFSVLLNVVITAAQFIGGILSGSLALLSDALHNFSDVMSLIISYYAHRLSHRPQNIRQTFGFKRAEILAALFNASVLIAVSLYLIIESIHRFLAPQAIDSTWVMALAALGIAVNGLSAWLLHRDAGHNLNIRSAYLHLMGDLMTSFAVLAGGAMIYFYGWYWIDPLLSLLISFYLIRSSYGIVRESGSMLMQFSPEHISVDAIVEKVRMFNTIESIHHIHLWQLDDETVFLEARLNFCEDLTLSATNSILHDLTHALEEIGINHTTFQCEIGKEGREQVLERCIHH
- a CDS encoding EF-hand domain-containing protein, which codes for MTVSSNYSNAYSSYTSSAISSSQQSNKPSFEDLAKELLTSMDTNNNGSIDSAEFSAAAQALAATSSSSDSSSSSSSTASNSSVTDAFNALDTNSDGTLSTDELMAALQNTKPKGHEGGMPPPPPPSDSSSTASSTSSSSEIFDAMDTNQDGNVSVDELLAALGNSKTDSSTKNGTSSATDSSTASSTTQSSTSSQKLSDLMLKNILSYYGNNASSTDTTSLLSISA
- a CDS encoding mechanosensitive ion channel family protein, with the translated sequence MNDILQKWSQWIGLYPLIVKLSVVLLAFFMIMGMVYILKSRINTLVDESTTRYRMRKAVTLIAYLIFTVIVIATFKKDMSGFAVAIGVIAGGIAFALQEVIISIAGWLAITFSSFYRVGDRIKIGSIYGDVIDIGILRTTLMECGAWVNSDLYNGRIVRVTNSFIFKDPVYNYSGEFPFLWDEIILPIRYGSSVEYTRLTLMNIANDVVGDFTESVRESWHNLSKLYAVEYATIEPMVTIAATDNWIEFTLRYVVDFKKRRSTRDQLFTRFLVEAEKSEGKIQMASQTSEIVSFPKLHIHSENIPENTKI
- the nhaD gene encoding sodium:proton antiporter NhaD; translated protein: MTSDMQLDGIDLSVHPFGWMLLLIFIIGYYFIAMEEKYHIDKAKPALFMGTFLYILIGGYYAVFGLDFEAFHYEITHLVYEIAQIFFFLYVAMTFVEALIERGVFNALKGKLIAKGYSYRQLFWITGVLAFFISPIADNLTTALILSTVLITIEKENKAFLVPSAINVVVASNAGGAWSPFGDITTLMAWTAQKGEFSDFLYLFPASFLGWLVTAYLLYRYIPNEDPNKEGDTKTAESIEILKGGKVIIVIGIATIAMSVISKQVMHLPPMWGMLFGLSILQLYTYTLKRRHKQDVNIFKSISRIENNTLLFFFGILAAVGALYFAGFLEYISKLYDVIDPTLVNIGVGFVSAIIDNVPVMSAVLKANPQIDYTQWMLLTLTAGVGGSLISFGSAAGVGVMGRMHGIYTFSSHMKLAWTVLIGYTVSIGIWYLQFIVLGFN
- the proB gene encoding glutamate 5-kinase — protein: MKRIVIKVGSGVLTENNTIAKERMLNLVALVAKLQERFEIILVTSGAVASGYTALKLNRKEQISKKVLASLGQPILMSSYKRKFEKHNVTISQILLTEEDFDSRKRTAIFTEIIDTLLTHKILPIVNENDISTTPEQVFGDNDQLSAHVAHYMDADLLVILSDINGYYDKNPSEYPDATILKEVNSISSEALNAEHSPNNAFATGGIVTKLMAAQFLLERGRKMFLCSGYDLSDIESYLLDGVHRRGTLFISASR